From the genome of Aricia agestis chromosome 9, ilAriAges1.1, whole genome shotgun sequence, one region includes:
- the LOC121730331 gene encoding protein limb expression 1 homolog isoform X2: MVYPEASRWGAPDTLAPLYDDVYRADGVLATVNVVDALQEFWQVKAARGGAGSGGNGALLIYESVPAPHPPYVCYVMLPGGACFGSFQNCKTKAEARRSAAKIALMNSVFNEHESRRISDHFIEKAVAEARASFAGDAASHHQEPSAGIAAFRFMLEANKGRTMLEFQELMTVFQLLHWNGSLRALREQQCSRQEVVAHYSARALDDDMRSQMAREWAGREREAAAGGGSVVRGELAHAERELRAARLAARELRFPKEKRDILLMAARLAPNK; this comes from the exons ATGGTGTACCCGGAGGCGTCCCGCTGGGGCGCGCCCGATACCCTGGCGCCCCTCTACGACGACGTCTACAGAG CTGACGGAGTGCTAGCGACGGTGAACGTGGTGGACGCGCTGCAGGAGTTCTGGCAGGTGAAGGCGGCGCGAGGCGGCGCCGGTAGCGGCGGAAACGGCGCCCTCCTCATATACGAGTCCGTGCCCGCGCCACACCCCCCCTACGTGTG CTACGTCATGCTGCCGGGGGGAGCCTGCTTCGGCAGCTTCCAG AACTGTAAAACGAAGGCCGAAGCCAGAAGAAGCGCCGCGAAGATTGCTCTGATGAACAGCGTGTTCAACGAGCACGAGTCGCGCCGCATCTCCGACCACTTCATCGAGAAGGCCGTGGCGGAAGCGCGCGCCTCCTTCGCCGGGGACGCCGCTTCCCACCATCAGGAACCGAGTGCTGGGATAGCTGCTTTTAG GTTCATGTTGGAAGCGAACAAAGGACGGACGATGTTGGAGTTCCAGGAGCTGATGACAGTGTTCCAGCTGCTGCACTGGAACGGGTCGCTGCGAGCGCTACGCGAGCAGCAGTGCTCACGACAAGAG GTAGTGGCGCACTACTCGGCGCGCGCGCTGGACGACGACATGCGGTCGCAGATGGCGCGCGAGTGGGCGGGGCGCGAGCGGGaagcggcggcgggcggcgggagCGTGGTGCGGGGCGAGCTGGCCCACGCCGAGCGGGAGCTCCGCGCGGCCCGGCTCGCAGCCCGCGAGCTGCGCTTCCCCAAGGAGAAGCGCGACATCCTCCTCATGGCCGCCCGCCTCGCCCCCAACAAGTGA
- the LOC121730331 gene encoding protein limb expression 1 homolog isoform X1: MVYPEASRWGAPDTLAPLYDDVYRADGVLATVNVVDALQEFWQVKAARGGAGSGGNGALLIYESVPAPHPPYVCYVTLPGGACFGSFQNCKTKAEARRSAAKIALMNSVFNEHESRRISDHFIEKAVAEARASFAGDAASHHQEPSAGIAAFRFMLEANKGRTMLEFQELMTVFQLLHWNGSLRALREQQCSRQEVVAHYSARALDDDMRSQMAREWAGREREAAAGGGSVVRGELAHAERELRAARLAARELRFPKEKRDILLMAARLAPNK, translated from the exons ATGGTGTACCCGGAGGCGTCCCGCTGGGGCGCGCCCGATACCCTGGCGCCCCTCTACGACGACGTCTACAGAG CTGACGGAGTGCTAGCGACGGTGAACGTGGTGGACGCGCTGCAGGAGTTCTGGCAGGTGAAGGCGGCGCGAGGCGGCGCCGGTAGCGGCGGAAACGGCGCCCTCCTCATATACGAGTCCGTGCCCGCGCCACACCCCCCCTACGTGTGCTACGTTACGCTGCCGGGGGGAGCATGCTTCGGCAGCTTCCAG AACTGTAAAACGAAGGCCGAAGCCAGAAGAAGCGCCGCGAAGATTGCTCTGATGAACAGCGTGTTCAACGAGCACGAGTCGCGCCGCATCTCCGACCACTTCATCGAGAAGGCCGTGGCGGAAGCGCGCGCCTCCTTCGCCGGGGACGCCGCTTCCCACCATCAGGAACCGAGTGCTGGGATAGCTGCTTTTAG GTTCATGTTGGAAGCGAACAAAGGACGGACGATGTTGGAGTTCCAGGAGCTGATGACAGTGTTCCAGCTGCTGCACTGGAACGGGTCGCTGCGAGCGCTACGCGAGCAGCAGTGCTCACGACAAGAG GTAGTGGCGCACTACTCGGCGCGCGCGCTGGACGACGACATGCGGTCGCAGATGGCGCGCGAGTGGGCGGGGCGCGAGCGGGaagcggcggcgggcggcgggagCGTGGTGCGGGGCGAGCTGGCCCACGCCGAGCGGGAGCTCCGCGCGGCCCGGCTCGCAGCCCGCGAGCTGCGCTTCCCCAAGGAGAAGCGCGACATCCTCCTCATGGCCGCCCGCCTCGCCCCCAACAAGTGA